The Candidatus Binatia bacterium genome has a segment encoding these proteins:
- a CDS encoding transposase, translated as MQAGVVEEQYEFRSAPLADRRLQSRLCTLYGAVPGRRGQAPFQAQMADSAAVSAWRRRMGTARAREIYKQRAPTAERVNADVRTYRTMDRMVVRGVGKVLCVALWNALALNLVRWFALTAVS; from the coding sequence GTGCAGGCGGGTGTCGTCGAAGAGCAGTACGAATTTCGCAGTGCCCCGTTGGCCGACCGCCGGCTGCAGAGTCGGCTGTGCACGCTGTACGGTGCGGTGCCCGGGCGGCGGGGTCAGGCCCCCTTTCAAGCGCAGATGGCGGACTCGGCGGCAGTCAGCGCCTGGCGCCGCCGTATGGGGACTGCCCGCGCCAGGGAGATCTACAAGCAACGGGCTCCTACTGCCGAACGCGTCAACGCCGACGTTCGCACGTATCGCACGATGGATCGAATGGTCGTGCGCGGCGTCGGCAAGGTGCTTTGCGTGGCGCTCTGGAATGCACTGGCGCTCAACCTGGTGCGGTGGTTCGCGCTGACCGCGGTCAGTTGA
- a CDS encoding PEGA domain-containing protein — protein sequence MRDVGLLALITAISVCGCAEGVAIKSYPLGAKAFVDGQYIGTTPAEAEIPRGAVGQPHSWRVEYRNCDSAEGQLQTRVAGGRIVAYIFTLGVVAIFKGPSYYPPVDAVLTGGDCEGPSRSRAPTNSGITIQQIVGDKNTASPNAADVEKTQRLSERLTTLRDLYNRKLLSEQEYQREKAKAVQEFSE from the coding sequence ATGCGTGATGTCGGGTTACTCGCGCTGATCACGGCGATATCGGTGTGCGGATGCGCCGAGGGGGTCGCCATCAAGTCCTATCCTCTGGGTGCCAAGGCTTTCGTGGACGGGCAGTACATCGGGACCACGCCTGCCGAAGCTGAGATCCCCCGAGGCGCAGTTGGACAACCGCATTCCTGGCGTGTCGAGTACCGCAACTGCGACTCCGCCGAGGGGCAACTGCAAACCCGTGTCGCTGGGGGCCGGATCGTTGCCTACATTTTCACACTCGGCGTCGTGGCGATATTCAAGGGCCCAAGTTACTACCCGCCCGTCGATGCGGTCCTCACCGGTGGCGATTGCGAAGGGCCGTCTCGATCGAGAGCGCCAACCAACTCTGGAATTACGATTCAGCAAATTGTCGGCGACAAGAACACCGCGTCGCCGAACGCCGCCGATGTCGAGAAGACGCAGCGACTTTCCGAGCGCTTGACCACGCTCCGAGACCTGTACAACCGGAAGTTGTTGTCAGAGCAGGAATACCAGCGCGAGAAGGCAAAGGCCGTGCAGGAGTTCTCAGAGTGA
- a CDS encoding transposase: protein MARAHRVHVPGHVWHLTHRCHDRRFLLKFARDRRVWRAWLYEARRRFGLCVLDYAVTANHVHLLVRDRGQDEIAASMQLVQGCTGQAYNRRKRRSGAFWADQYHATAVETGAHLVRCVVYIDLNMVRAGVVDHPAAWEVGGYQEIQQARARYRIVDRAALAEALGVALPALADVHRQWVEAALRDGHVRRDRQWTDSVGVGSRGFVEALQHDLAQRGRYRAVDPDGDGYVLRDAAAAYGGDSVAETASLSAESARCGAPFSCCFSDLQRCHPGDRVGPR from the coding sequence ATGGCGCGTGCGCATCGGGTCCACGTGCCGGGGCATGTGTGGCACCTGACCCATCGGTGTCACGACCGGCGGTTCTTGCTGAAGTTTGCGCGCGATCGGCGCGTGTGGCGGGCGTGGCTGTACGAAGCGCGGCGGCGCTTCGGACTGTGCGTGCTGGACTACGCGGTGACCGCCAATCACGTCCACCTCCTCGTCCGCGACCGGGGCCAGGACGAGATCGCCGCCAGCATGCAGCTCGTCCAGGGGTGTACGGGACAGGCTTACAATCGGCGCAAGCGGCGCAGCGGCGCATTCTGGGCGGATCAGTATCACGCGACGGCCGTGGAGACGGGTGCGCATCTGGTGCGCTGCGTGGTGTACATCGACCTCAATATGGTCCGGGCAGGCGTGGTAGATCACCCGGCGGCGTGGGAGGTGGGTGGCTACCAGGAGATTCAGCAGGCGCGTGCCCGTTACCGGATCGTCGACCGTGCTGCGCTGGCGGAGGCGCTCGGCGTGGCGCTGCCGGCCCTGGCCGACGTGCACCGCCAGTGGGTGGAGGCGGCGCTGCGGGACGGGCACGTGCGCCGCGACCGGCAGTGGACCGACAGTGTCGGCGTGGGCAGTCGCGGCTTTGTCGAAGCGCTGCAACACGACCTCGCGCAGCGGGGGCGCTACCGCGCGGTCGACCCGGACGGCGACGGCTACGTCCTGCGGGACGCGGCCGCCGCCTACGGAGGCGATTCCGTCGCTGAAACTGCATCCCTAAGCGCAGAATCCGCCCGCTGCGGAGCCCCGTTTTCTTGTTGTTTCAGCGACTTGCAGAGGTGCCACCCCGGCGACCGAGTTGGCCCACGGTAG
- a CDS encoding DUF5678 domain-containing protein, with protein MLIVMARSGAARKRQEVVRSTHRQREFEWIETHADEMRRLAGEWVVIEGDRLVAHGKNAARVFATAKRKGITVPFVFYVEPPTAEGTVHFGL; from the coding sequence ATGCTGATCGTCATGGCGAGATCGGGTGCAGCGCGGAAACGGCAAGAGGTCGTCAGGTCCACGCATCGGCAACGCGAGTTCGAGTGGATCGAGACGCATGCCGACGAGATGCGCCGGCTTGCCGGTGAATGGGTCGTCATCGAGGGTGACCGGCTCGTCGCACATGGCAAGAACGCGGCGCGGGTTTTCGCCACGGCCAAGCGCAAGGGCATCACGGTGCCGTTCGTCTTCTACGTCGAGCCGCCCACCGCGGAAGGAACCGTGCACTTCGGCCTTTGA
- a CDS encoding type II toxin-antitoxin system VapC family toxin gives MSPYLLDTCALLWWMADAPELGRAARRVIADRRTLVLVSVASLWEIAIKRRRGRLVGVDEYLAQYPRLHTRWGFSTVVIEAGDAVTAGNLAVPHDDPFDRMLIAQARRLEARIVTCDDAIRQHVPHCVW, from the coding sequence ATGAGCCCTTACCTGCTGGACACGTGCGCGTTGCTCTGGTGGATGGCGGACGCGCCGGAGCTCGGACGCGCGGCGCGTCGGGTCATCGCCGACCGGCGCACCCTGGTGCTCGTGTCCGTGGCCTCGCTGTGGGAGATTGCGATCAAGCGGCGTCGGGGCCGACTGGTCGGCGTGGACGAGTACCTGGCGCAATATCCGCGGCTGCACACCCGGTGGGGATTTTCTACCGTGGTGATCGAGGCGGGCGACGCCGTGACCGCGGGAAACTTGGCGGTGCCGCACGACGATCCGTTCGATCGGATGCTCATCGCGCAAGCGCGCCGCCTCGAAGCGCGCATTGTCACCTGTGACGACGCCATCCGCCAGCACGTCCCACACTGTGTTTGGTAG
- a CDS encoding type II toxin-antitoxin system prevent-host-death family antitoxin yields the protein MAIQANIHEAKTHFSELLERAHRGEEVIIAKAGKPYARLVAVVEAADRAPGTFRGQIAGDVVGGCGPDDSPWG from the coding sequence ATGGCAATCCAGGCGAACATTCACGAGGCGAAGACGCACTTCTCCGAGTTGCTGGAGCGCGCCCATCGCGGCGAGGAGGTAATCATCGCCAAGGCCGGCAAGCCCTATGCGCGGCTGGTCGCGGTGGTCGAGGCGGCGGACCGGGCACCCGGGACGTTCCGCGGGCAGATCGCGGGCGACGTGGTGGGCGGGTGTGGGCCTGACGATTCTCCGTGGGGATGA